In the genome of Fimbriimonadia bacterium, the window GCGGGCGGCGACCTGAAAAAGGCGTTTGCAGAATCGCCCACCTACAAGCGTACGCGTGTCAGGCGGGCGCGCATATGCGTCGCACGCGAACCGAAGGCCACCGTCCAGCTCCCACACGGCCACGCATTCCTCGGCAGCTACCACCATGTGGAGATCCTGGAATGCCTGAGGGCACATCAGGACGAGGAGGGGAAGAAGTGGAAGGTGGGGCAGCGAAAGGGCGTGTTCGTCTCGATGCTGGAAGCCGCCGAGCGCGCGCACGGGAAGCCGAGCAAGGGTATCCCGAAGCGGCCGATTGTTCAGCGTGACCACGGCCCGGACTGGCGCTTCGTCATGAGCCTGAGCCAGGGAGACTTAGTGCGGATGGACGAGGACGAGAAGCTGTATCGAGTGCAGAAATTCGGGGCCACAGCGGCGCGGGCGGTCTTCAGGGAAGCGACGCTCGCCGGGCCAGACGAGAAGTGGGGCCTCCTTCAGCAAGCGATCAACGTCCTGCGCTGCACGAAGGTCAACACCGACCTACTGGGCCGAGTGTTCCCGGCCAACGATTAACCCGGTAGCCCGGCTGGCCTGCCCGCCCACGGGCAGTACGACGAGCCGGGTGACGGGTGACGGCCCGTGCAGGCAAGAGTGGTGGATATCGGCTGCCCGGCCAGCATCCGGGCGAAGTGGAAGCTCCTCGTCGTGGAGCCACAGGACGGCGAGGAGCAGTCCGTGCCGCTGGAGGATCTCGGCGTCCTCATTCTGGACGACCCGCACATCCGCATTTCCAAGCACGCGCTCGGGCTGCTCGCCGAGTCCAACGTCGCAACGGTAGTGTGCGACGAAAAGCACATGCCTATCGGGCTGCTGCTGCCGTTCGAAGGCAACGCCCTGCACACGCAGATCCTGCGCCGCCAGATCGAAGTGAAACTGCCTCGCAAGAAGCGCGCCTGGCAAGCGCTAGTTCAAGCGAAGATCAGAAACCAGGCCGAAGTGGTCCGACGCCGGGGCGGTAAAGCCGGCAAGCTCGCCCGTTTGGCGAACGAAGTGCGCAGTGGCGACCCGGAGAACCTGGAAGGCATTGCGGCCGGGATGTACTTCAAGGCGCTGTGCGGCGACGAGTTCGTTCGCGAGCGGGGGGTAGGAGGTTTCAACGCGCTTCTGAACTACGGCTACGCCGTGCTTCGGGCGGCCTGCGCTCGTGCAATCGTCGGCACCGGCCTGCATCCGGCGCTGGGCGTCCACCACATGCATCGGAACAACCCCTTCTGTCTCGCCGACGACGTGATGGAGCCCATCCGACCGCTCGTGGACTGGGTGGCCCTGGAGGCCGGGGAGGACATGGCCGACGACGCGGAGCTGACCCCAGCGCTCAAGCGACACATGCTGGGCATCACGCTGCGGCAACTGAAGGTCGGTCGCAAGCGTTACCCCCTGACGGTGGGACTTGGGATGTACGCTGCAGCCTTTCGCGATTATCTATTCGGACAGATCCGCAAACTGGAAGTGCCGATGCCCGAACTGGACCCCGATTCCATCGGGGCCGATTCTACGGAGGAAGACGAGGAGTGATCTTCGGAGGGTACCGAAGCGTGTGGCTTCTTACGATGTTCGATCTTCCCGTACTCACGAAGCAGCAACGGAAGGAATACGCGAAGTTCCGGAAGTTCCTGCTCGGCGATGGCTACATCTTCATGCAATACAGCGTGTACGGACGGCACTGCCCGAGCGAGGAGCGGGCCGAGGTTCACATCGGGCGGCTACGCGCCCATTTGCCGCCCCAGGGCGAGGTTCGGGTGCTGAAGTTTACGGACAAGCAGTTCGAGCGGATGCTGCGGTTCTACGGACCGATGAAAAAAAAGCCCGAGAAACCGCCCGAACAGCTCACTCTATTCGAAATTTCGACCTCTTAACAACACTCAATCTCCTCGGCTAACGCCGAGGAGATTGTATCCGATAGGTGTCTGCCCGGTCCCCCCAACTTAGCGTTGCAGATGCTGAAACATGACAGTATTGTATCCGATAGGTGTCTGCCCGGTCCCCCCAACCTGAAATTCGACGGGTTATTCCTGGAAGCTATTGTATCCGATAGGTGTCTGCCCGGTCCCCCCAACATTCGATGTGGTGATCGAACCCGAACGGATATTGTATCCGATAGGTGTCTGCCCGGTCCCCCCAACGGGTGATGCGATTGGCGACGACCGACACCTATTGTATCCGATAGGTGTCTGCCCGGTCCCCCCAACCCACGCTGGATAGAGGATGGAGACATAGGTATTGTATCCGATAGGTGTCTGCCCGGTCCCCCCAACTCGGTAGGGTCAGCTCCGATTACATATCGGATTGTATCCGATAGGTGTCTGCCCGGTCCCCCCAACTAGCTTCTTTTGGTACTGCGTCGCCGCCCTATTGTATCCGATAGGTGTCTGCCCGGTCCCCCCAACTGCGCCATCGCTGTGGATAATATCATCGCGATTGTATCCGATAGGTGTCTGCCCGGTCCCCCCAACACAAAAAGCTGAAACCAGCCGTTCGATGTAATTGTATCCGATAGGTGTCTGCCCGGTCCCCCCAACTGCTAATCAATCCCGTCCTCCACGCCTCAGATTGTATCCGATAGGTGTCTGCCCGGTCCCCCCAACTGCGACCCGCCGCTCCCGGAAGCGGAGGTAATTGTATCCGATAGGTGTCTGCCCGGTCCCGCCAACGATTGCGCGCGCCGTCTCATCCAGATACATATTGTATCCGATAGGTGTCTGCCCGGTCCCCCCAACTCCCACAACCACCGAGCGAGTTCGAGTCGTATTGTATCCGATAGGTGTCTGCCCGGTCCCCCCAACGTCCACTCCGCCTACCTTACGTATCACCGTATTGTATCCGATAGGTGTCTGCCCGGTCCCCCCAACGGCCTTAAGGTCAATGTGGATATCAACCTCATTGTATCCGATAGGTGTCTGCCCGGTCCCCCCAACCTGGAGCTGCGGCCATAGTTCGCGATCGTCATTGTATCCGATAGGTGTCTGCCCGGTCCCCCCAACAGGGATGTCGTCGGAGTCGCTCGACACAGGATTGTATCCGATAGGTGTCTGCCCGGTCCCCCCAACTGCAGTGCTCTTCATTCCGCGTGCTCGACTATTGTATCCGATAGGTGTCTGCCCGGTCCCCCCAACAAGGACGGGCCAGCGCTCGTGAAGGCGCTGATTGTATCCGATAGGTGTCTGCCCGGTCCCCCCAACCGAGGGCAGGTGATTGGCAGCAACGGTGAGATTGTATCCGATAGGTGTCTGCCCGGTCCCCCCAACCAAGCGGCCAGCCTCGCCTAGAGGGGCACCTTCGCGACGTCCAGTAGCAGAGACCGTCTGTGCCCCTCTAGGCGAGGCTGGCAAACAATTGGAGGGACACGGGAAAGACCTACGTCCCCATGTTCCAGCTGGCGAGGTAGTGTTCTTGTTTGGGGGTGAGGGTGTCCAGGGTGTGGCCGAGGGACAGAAGTTTGATGCGCGCGATCTCCTTGTCAATCTCTTCCGGCACCGAGTACACCTGACACAGGAGGGAGGAGGCGTTCTTCATCAGGTACTCCGCGCACAGCGCCTGGTTGGCAAAGCTCATGTCCATGACCGAAGCGGGGTGACCCTCCGCGGCTGCCAGGTTAATCAGTCGTCCCTCACCTAACAGATACAGCTTTCTGCCGTCGGGCATTACGTACTCGTCCACGTACTCGCGCACGCGCCGTTTGCTAACAGCGAGCCGCTCCAGCGTGGGTATGTCGATCTCGTCGTTGAAGTGGCCGGAGTTGGCCATCACCGCACCGGACTTCATGCGCCCGAAGTCCGCTTCGTCCAGCACGTCGCAGTTGCCGGTAACCGTAACGAATACATCGCCGATCTCGGAGGCTCGGTCCATGCTCATCACGGGGAAGCCGTCCATTACGGCCTCGATCCCTTTCACCGGATCGATCTCCGTTACTACTACGTGCGCCCCCAGGCCGCGTGCGCGATTCGCCACACCCTTACCGCACCACCCATATCCGGCAACTACTACTACCCGCCCCGCGAGTAGCAGGTTGGTAGCGCGCATGATGCCATCCAACGTACTCTGCCCCGTGCCGTATCGGTTATCGAACTGATGCTTGGTCTCCGCATCGTTCACGGCGATGATGGGATATCTTAACACCCCTTCCTTCGCCATCGCACGCAGTCGGATGACGCCGGTGGTGGTCTCTTCGGTGCCGCCGACGATGCCCTGGAGCAGCTCCTGCCTATCTGAGTGCAGCACTCCCACGGTGTCCGCGCCGTCATCCATCGTGATGGTGGGCTTGGTGTCTAGCACGCTATGGATGTGACGGTAGTAGGTGTCCCGGTCCTCGCCCTTGATGCAGAAGGCGGGGATGCCGTGCTCCACCACCAACGCGGCGGCCACGTCGTCTTGCGTAGACAGCGGGTTCGAAGCGCAGCAAGCCACTTCCGCACCCCCGGCCTTCAGGGTAACGAGCAGGTTGGCCGTCTCCGTAGTAATATGCAGACAAGCTGCGATCCGCGCGCCCTGCAGCGGCCGCTCCTTCTCGAAGCGCTGGCGGATACTGTGAAGCACGGGCATTTCTTGCGCGGCCCATTCGATGCGATCCTGCCCTGCCTTGGCCAGGCCGAGGTCTTTCACGTCATAATCGGTGTTGGAAACGGACATGGCGCCCTCCGGAGTGAGTGCGCCGAGTATACCTGCGGCCCCGGTGAGGTGGGCCAGGAGGGAGGGGAGCAATGACACTCCGACTGCTCCTTGCGAGCCTATTCGTAACTATGGCTGCTTCCGCGATCGGGCAGGATGCGACGGACCCCCACGGTATCGCGCCGATCATGCGTGCCAATGACGAAGTGAACCTGCTGACGGACCTCTCGCCACTGAAGCTGACCAAGGAGCAGTATCCGAAGGTCATAGCGGCGCTGAAAGCCTCACGCGAGAAGTTCGACAAGGAACTGAAGGCGCTGGAGGCCAAGGAGGCGGCTTCGGTCAAGAAGCTGAAACCGAAGGTGGAGGAGGCGCACGCGAAGGCCATGAAGGGCGAGATCCCGCCCGACTCCTACTTCGACGAGTGGCAGAAGATGGTGATGGCGCACGCGGTAGACAGGGCCAACCTAAGGATCAACACAGTGCGCTCGCTTGGCGACGAACTGAAGAAGGTGTTGACCGAGGAGCAGGTGAAGTCCGCCATCGCATCGGCCAAGAAGGTGATCACGAAGGCGCAGGGGGGGAAGGAGCCCGACCCCGCCAAGTATGGAGACAACTCGCTGTACTGGTATTACGTGGAGAACGTGCTGATGAACGATCTGGTGCCGGGGCTGCTGGAGAAGCTAGCGAAGCCCTCGGAGTGAGGTGAGCCTGGCGGCGTTCAGCGTGACCAATAGGGACACGCCGACGTCGCCGATGACAGCGAGCCACAAAGGTAGCACGAAGGGCACGCTCAGCGTGACCAGGCCCACTTTCGTGAGTACAGCGAAGGCAATGTTCTGTCGCATCACCGAGGCGGTGCGTCGTGCGAGCCGAATCAGCGTCGGCAGGACCTCGATTCGGTCTTCCTTCAGCACTACGTCCCCATGATCGATAGCGGCTTCCGCGCCCGTCCGACCCATGGTGATGGAGACGGTGGCCTCTTCGAGGGCGGGCAGGTCATTGATACCGTCCCCTACCATAAGCACCGGCTCGTCGGCTGCCAGCTGGCGCACGCGGGCCGCTTTGTCTTCGGGCATGAGGCCGCCTTCGTACTCTGTGATGTCTACCGCTCTGGCGGCTTCTGCCGTCGTCCCCTCCTTGTCGCCGCTGAGCAGGAGTACACGATGGAAGCCGAGTGCGCGGAGCTGAGCGATCGCCCCAGCAGCCTCGAAGCGGAGGGTGTCGCGCAACAGGATGAGACCCTCTACTTCGTGGTCTCGAGCGACGTAGACGGCTATCTGGCCGGGCTCCTGGATGTCGGCCACCCCGAGCCATGAGCCGCGACCAACACGCACGCGGGCATCACCCACCCGGCCCTCCATGCCGGCACCAGGAACCACCTTTACGTCCGACGGTCGACGAGTGGTCAAACCGCGCGACTCGGCCTCTCGGACGATGGCGGTCGCCGCGGGGTGTCGAGAGTGGGCTTCGATGGCCGCGGCTAGGCTGAGGACTTCGTTCTCCGTATGCGCGTCGAGCGGTCGGACTTCGACCACTTCGAGTGCTGCATACGTGAGGGTTCCGGTCTTATCGAAGACGGCCGTTCGTACGCGGGATAGCACGTCGAGCACGGCTCCGCCTTTGACCAGTGCTCCGAGTCGTGATGCCGCGCCCACCGCCGCAACGACTGCAACGGGAGTGGAGATCACCAACGCACATGGACAGGATACGATGAGGAGCCAAAGGCTGCGGCTGATCCACAAGTTCCAATCGCCGCCACCGATGAGCGGGGGCAGGGTTGCCAAGAGCACTGCCAGCAACACGACCAGAGGAGTGTACACCGCGGCAAAGCGATCCACCATGCTTTGCATAGGTGCCTTATGGTCCTGCGACTCTTCGATCGTGCGAATCATTCGCGCAAGCGCGGTGTCCGTCACATCCCCGGTGACGCGAACGTACACGGTGCCCGAGCCGTTCACGGTTCCTGCGAACACGCGGTCCTCCGGGCCTTTGGACACGGGAATGCTCTCGCCGGTGAGTGCAGCTTCCACCGCCTCCGTCTCGCCCTGAAGAATGACGCCGTCCAACGGGAACAACTCTCCTGGGTGGACTTCGATGGTGTC includes:
- a CDS encoding adenosylhomocysteinase encodes the protein MSVSNTDYDVKDLGLAKAGQDRIEWAAQEMPVLHSIRQRFEKERPLQGARIAACLHITTETANLLVTLKAGGAEVACCASNPLSTQDDVAAALVVEHGIPAFCIKGEDRDTYYRHIHSVLDTKPTITMDDGADTVGVLHSDRQELLQGIVGGTEETTTGVIRLRAMAKEGVLRYPIIAVNDAETKHQFDNRYGTGQSTLDGIMRATNLLLAGRVVVVAGYGWCGKGVANRARGLGAHVVVTEIDPVKGIEAVMDGFPVMSMDRASEIGDVFVTVTGNCDVLDEADFGRMKSGAVMANSGHFNDEIDIPTLERLAVSKRRVREYVDEYVMPDGRKLYLLGEGRLINLAAAEGHPASVMDMSFANQALCAEYLMKNASSLLCQVYSVPEEIDKEIARIKLLSLGHTLDTLTPKQEHYLASWNMGT
- the cas1 gene encoding type II CRISPR-associated endonuclease Cas1 encodes the protein MQARVVDIGCPASIRAKWKLLVVEPQDGEEQSVPLEDLGVLILDDPHIRISKHALGLLAESNVATVVCDEKHMPIGLLLPFEGNALHTQILRRQIEVKLPRKKRAWQALVQAKIRNQAEVVRRRGGKAGKLARLANEVRSGDPENLEGIAAGMYFKALCGDEFVRERGVGGFNALLNYGYAVLRAACARAIVGTGLHPALGVHHMHRNNPFCLADDVMEPIRPLVDWVALEAGEDMADDAELTPALKRHMLGITLRQLKVGRKRYPLTVGLGMYAAAFRDYLFGQIRKLEVPMPELDPDSIGADSTEEDEE
- the cadA gene encoding cadmium-translocating P-type ATPase, which produces MATENFDLSQSVPTAAQCDACLDRFLERAQGVRGVQAIRPTLDRRSADVDTDGSNDTWREQLDRVGAGVSDGVVHETLRLTGLDCPSCAEKVQKAVADLPGVNHASVSYTSKKLFVEYDSARIGPRGVADALRRAGFAPVAPGSRLIVPPFVRLPLTGALLMLGTVGDYLHWPLAWLLLLPVVLVEGWPIFQGALASLKRCTANMNVLMAVAVLGAIGIGHWSEAAAVVWLAALGGLVQDWAVRRTRSAVDALLSLTPNRARRCTPEGPKVVDTAIVQPGDTIEVHPGELFPLDGVILQGETEAVEAALTGESIPVSKGPEDRVFAGTVNGSGTVYVRVTGDVTDTALARMIRTIEESQDHKAPMQSMVDRFAAVYTPLVVLLAVLLATLPPLIGGGDWNLWISRSLWLLIVSCPCALVISTPVAVVAAVGAASRLGALVKGGAVLDVLSRVRTAVFDKTGTLTYAALEVVEVRPLDAHTENEVLSLAAAIEAHSRHPAATAIVREAESRGLTTRRPSDVKVVPGAGMEGRVGDARVRVGRGSWLGVADIQEPGQIAVYVARDHEVEGLILLRDTLRFEAAGAIAQLRALGFHRVLLLSGDKEGTTAEAARAVDITEYEGGLMPEDKAARVRQLAADEPVLMVGDGINDLPALEEATVSITMGRTGAEAAIDHGDVVLKEDRIEVLPTLIRLARRTASVMRQNIAFAVLTKVGLVTLSVPFVLPLWLAVIGDVGVSLLVTLNAARLTSLRGLR
- the cas2 gene encoding CRISPR-associated endonuclease Cas2: MFDLPVLTKQQRKEYAKFRKFLLGDGYIFMQYSVYGRHCPSEERAEVHIGRLRAHLPPQGEVRVLKFTDKQFERMLRFYGPMKKKPEKPPEQLTLFEISTS